A genomic stretch from Psychrilyobacter piezotolerans includes:
- a CDS encoding transposase zinc-binding domain-containing protein, which yields MTTITLKDILTNDNLKAFFKHHFKFFLNFPKSFLHFIKSTLVAAQNCREFAFAKSVFSCPTCSHYTFRPVTCKSKFCSSCGKIYAEKWAHKLSSQLIDKKHKHMIFTLPKEIWNYPIIKRDLL from the coding sequence ATGACTACTATTACACTTAAAGATATTCTTACCAACGACAACCTAAAAGCTTTTTTTAAGCATCATTTTAAATTCTTTTTGAATTTCCCCAAGAGTTTTCTTCACTTTATCAAATCTACTCTCGTTGCTGCACAAAATTGTAGAGAGTTTGCTTTTGCTAAATCTGTATTTTCTTGCCCTACTTGCTCTCACTATACTTTTAGACCCGTTACTTGTAAGTCAAAATTTTGTTCTTCTTGCGGTAAAATTTATGCAGAAAAATGGGCTCATAAACTATCCTCTCAATTAATTGATAAAAAACACAAGCATATGATCTTTACTCTTCCTAAAGAAATTTGGAACTACCCAATTATTAAAAGAGATTTATTAG